One Brassica napus cultivar Da-Ae chromosome C4, Da-Ae, whole genome shotgun sequence genomic region harbors:
- the LOC106378849 gene encoding uncharacterized protein LOC106378849, with protein sequence MSCPTKSGTFNLRKHVLGCKAFLAWKAAKAFEGKGRQTELTPDEEGNITLYKVSEDVFKEATNELIVLGEFPLAFIESLAWRHFCLKVQLHPPVCRKTSTKDIVAMYAARKAQMKKVLGLNKQQLSLTTDIWVVPYTSASYMVITAHFVDAS encoded by the coding sequence ATGAGTTGTCCAACCAAGTCTGGGACCTTCAACCTCAGGAAGCATGTACTTGGATGTAAGGCATTCCTCGCATGGAAGGCCGCAAAAGCATTTGAAGGGAAGGGTAGACAGACAGAGTTAACTCCTGATGAAGAAGGCAATATCACTTTGTATAAGGTGTCTGAAGATGTTTTCAAAGAGGCAACCAATGAGTTGATTGTATTAGGCGAGTTTCCTTTGGCCTTTATTGAAAGCTTGGCTTGGAGACATTTCTGCTTAAAAGTTCAGCTGCATCCGCCGGTTTGTAGGAAGACATCTACAAAGGACATTGTGGCCATGTATGCAGCAAGGAAAGCTCAAATGAAGAAAGTTCTTGGACTGAACAAACAACAGTTATCTCTGACGACAGACATCTGGGTTGTTCCGTACACTTCAGCAAGCTACATGGTGATCACTGCTCATTTTGTTGATGCAAGTTGA